TGACGGTACTTTCTCACACACCGACTCCTGGTGCTAAAGTGAAAAACAATCGTCGTATTTATCTAACGTTGAATCCTACAAATCCACCGATTATCAATATGCCGCAAATTTTAGGAAGTGGTTCTTCTTTAAAAAATGCCTATGTATTGCTTGAAAATTCAGATTTGAGAATCGGACGCATTAAACGTGTACCTGACTATGTCATTTCTGGCGGTGAGAAAAAAGCGATTGGTATCAACAACATCCTAAAAGTATTTGTGGATGGTGAAGAAGTTACTGAGCAACAAATTTTGGAAGGATATAAAATCTCTAAAGGAGCTTCAGTTGATCTAGAAGTAGGTGACGGTCTTGGTGGCGCTAAAGGCGTAGTACCTAATGTCTATGGCTTAAGCGAGCGTGAAGCAAAAAGAGAAATTGTAGGTGCTGGATTTAGTTTAGGAAAAATCAGAGTAGTAAAAGCAGATGAAAATGTTGACTCTGGTTCTGTAATCCGTCAAAGTCCTCATTCAGACAGTGGTGAATTCCGCTACGGATCAAGAGTTCAACTTTGGGTTGCTGAATAAACTCTTAATCAGCATATTCAAATTTTCATATTTAAGGGGCTATCTCATTTTGTTAATGAGGTAGCCTTTTTTTGTATCAAATAGCCCTTCCGATTTTTTAATTTTTTATAAAAGATGGCTTAGCTAAGTTTTTGAATATCCGAAGCTTCTATTTTTTCCTTACTTTTGTCCAATAGATAGGTGTGATCATTATGATGAGAATATATAAGCGTATCCTTGAATTACCCATGAAGGATAGAATAAAATGGGGTACAATTCTAGGGTTAAGTACAGTATTACTGGTTTGTGTGCTTTTTGTAGTTTCCGTTTTTGCAGGTGTTTTCGGGAAATTGCCAACTAAAAAAGAATTGGCAAATATCGATAACCAAGAAGCTTCTGAAGTTTTTGCCGTTGGCGGAGAATTACTTGGTCGATATTATGTACAAGAAAGAAGTCACGTAGCTTACGAGGACATTTCTCCGTATGTAATTGAGGCTCTGATTGCTACAGAAGATAGCCGTTTTTTGGAGCACGAAGGTGTTGACTACCAAAGCTGGTTACGAGTGGTTTTTAAAACAATCTTACTCGGAGACCGTAGCTCAGGTGGTGGTTCTACCCTATCTCAACAACTTGTGAAAAACCTATACCCTAGAGATGTTAGCTCTAGCATGGATTTACTTGCGCATAAGCTAAAAGAATCTATCATCGCTACTCGTCTGGAAGACATCTATTCTAAGAATGAAATCATCACGCTCTATCTAAATACGGTTCCTTTTAGTGATAATACCTTCGGAATTAAAACTGCTTCACACAAATTCTTTAGCTGTGAGCCAAAAGATCTTAAAATTGAAGAAGCGGCTGTTTTGGTAGGTATGCTAAAAGCCAACTACTCTTACAATCCTCGTCTTTTTCCTGAGAAATCACAACATCGTAGAAATGTGGTTTTGGAGCAAATGGAAAAAGCTGGCTTCATCAGTATCACAAGATGTAACGAACTAAAAACCAAGAAGCTTAAACTCAATTATCAAGTCATTGATAATAACAACGGGCTTGCGACATATTTCAGAGAGCATATCCGAAAAGAGCTTCTTGATAAACTAAAGGATATTGAAGCTAAAACAGGGAAAAGCTATAACCTTTATACCGATGGCTTAAAAATTAGAACATCTATTGATTACCAACTTCAGACTTATGCGGAATCAGCCATGAAAAAGCATATGACTGAGTTACAGGAGATTTTCAATCGTCATTGGAAGTATAAAAACCCTTGGACACAAGAAATTCTAGATAACGAAGTACAGAAATCTGCCCACTATCAAGCATTGCTAGAAAAAGGTCTAGATGAAACTGAAATGTTCAAGGAGCTTAATAAAGAGCTTCGTATTGAAGTGTTCACTCATGAAGGAACAAAAGAAGAATTACTTAGCCCCATCGACTCTATCAGACATTATCTCAAATTCTTGAATATGGGAATGATGAGTATGGATCCTGAAACAGGCTATGTCAAAACTTGGGTTGGGGGGATAGACCACAGACATTGGAAAATAGATCACGTAAAGCAATTGAAGAGACAAGTAGGTTCTACATTCAAACCTTTTGTTTATGCTACTGCCCTCGAAAGTGGAATTGCACCATGTAAATTCATTTCCAATGAAAGTGTTGCTTATGAAGAATATGATAATTGGAAGCCTGCAAATGCCAATGGTAAAGATGAAGGTTTTTACTCTTTGAAAGGAGCTTTAGCCAATTCTGTAAATACGGTTTCGGTAAAAACAATATTGGAAGCTGGTGTACCAGAAACTATTGATTTAGCAAATGAAATGGGCGTTCAGATCAATAAAAAGAAGATGCAAGACTCTCCATCTATCGCTCTTGGTACAGCAGAACT
Above is a window of Sediminitomix flava DNA encoding:
- a CDS encoding PASTA domain-containing protein; its protein translation is MLDKFKENSPLSLVLNIVIMSVIGGAVIWGFFNVFLPSVTDHGETIKVPDVDSLSYDQAISELQQAGLRFEIEDSSANNYNPDLPPMTVLSHTPTPGAKVKNNRRIYLTLNPTNPPIINMPQILGSGSSLKNAYVLLENSDLRIGRIKRVPDYVISGGEKKAIGINNILKVFVDGEEVTEQQILEGYKISKGASVDLEVGDGLGGAKGVVPNVYGLSEREAKREIVGAGFSLGKIRVVKADENVDSGSVIRQSPHSDSGEFRYGSRVQLWVAE
- a CDS encoding transglycosylase domain-containing protein, coding for MMRIYKRILELPMKDRIKWGTILGLSTVLLVCVLFVVSVFAGVFGKLPTKKELANIDNQEASEVFAVGGELLGRYYVQERSHVAYEDISPYVIEALIATEDSRFLEHEGVDYQSWLRVVFKTILLGDRSSGGGSTLSQQLVKNLYPRDVSSSMDLLAHKLKESIIATRLEDIYSKNEIITLYLNTVPFSDNTFGIKTASHKFFSCEPKDLKIEEAAVLVGMLKANYSYNPRLFPEKSQHRRNVVLEQMEKAGFISITRCNELKTKKLKLNYQVIDNNNGLATYFREHIRKELLDKLKDIEAKTGKSYNLYTDGLKIRTSIDYQLQTYAESAMKKHMTELQEIFNRHWKYKNPWTQEILDNEVQKSAHYQALLEKGLDETEMFKELNKELRIEVFTHEGTKEELLSPIDSIRHYLKFLNMGMMSMDPETGYVKTWVGGIDHRHWKIDHVKQLKRQVGSTFKPFVYATALESGIAPCKFISNESVAYEEYDNWKPANANGKDEGFYSLKGALANSVNTVSVKTILEAGVPETIDLANEMGVQINKKKMQDSPSIALGTAELSLFDLVTAYCTFANGGYKVTPQYILSIEDEDGNVLYEAPEAEKGERVISQNTAQLMQQMLKGVVERGTAQSLSSRYGLRNDLGGKTGTTQSNTDGWFMAISPNLVTGTWVGNDIPAIHFRSTALGQGAKTALPIFALYMKEINADPTFKNISYAKFPQPSEKQSELLACEDFLLEDPNDEGNVLTRIFMSNPELKYKRELQKEKRKQKREERKKNKKGLFGIFKKKDKNSDE